The genomic stretch GGCGCCGGTGATGGCGAGGTTCATGTTGTTTTCCTTATGCGTTTTAAAAGGGATAGCTTTGCCGTTTGCAGGGTTTCTGGCAAGCCATGTGCAGGCTGCTTTTTGGGTCTCAGGTAGCCTGCTGCTTATTTCACTTCGCCAACAACCCATTTTTCTCCAAATAATCCCGAGCCACGTTTTCCGCGCTTTCGCCTTGCACTTTCACGCGGTAGTTCATCTCGCTCATTTCTTCTTCGCTGATTTTGCCGGCCAATCGGTTCAGCACAGCCACGATTTGCGGATTCTTCGCAGCAAATTCGGCTTTCATCAGCGGTGCGCCCTGATAGGCCGGAAACAGAGAAATATCGTCTTTCAGCAGGCGCAATTGATATTGTTTCAATTCTGCATCGGTGGAAAAGGCTTCGACTAGGTCGATTTTGTCATTCAACAATGCCGTATAGCGTAAGGCTGGTTCCAAGCTAACAATATGTTTTAGCGTGATACCGGCTGCCTGCATGCCTTTGTAGCCGTCCGCCCGGTCGGTAAACTCCAGTGAGAAACCTGCTCGGATATCGGGCGCTACCTGCTTTAAGTCGCTGATGGCATTCAGTTGGTGCGCCGCGCCGTAGCTTTCTTTGACCGCCAACGCGTAAGTGTTCTGATAAGACATCGGTGGTAGAAACTCCAGCTGATATTGTTCCGCCAACAATTGTTTGCCCAGTCGATAGGTTTTATCGGGCGACAGGCGGCGGCTCTTTTGTTCGGGCGGCACTTGCACCAAGGTTTCCAGCACTGTGCCGGTGAATTCGGGGTAAATGTCGATTTCGCCGCTGTTCAGCGCGTTGAACAGGAAGGTGGTTTTGCCGAAATTGGGTTTGACTGTAACTCTGATATTCGGATTTTCACGTTCAATTAATAATTTATACATGTTAATCAGAATATCCGGCTCGCTACCCATTTTGCCGGCAACTACCACGTTTTTTGTGGCAGGCGTAAATGAAATCTGCGACAGACCGAGTGCGCCGAAGCCCACAGCCAATGCAAGAATAATCGGCAACTTGCGTCGCGATTTCTGCAACAGCCTGATAATTCCGCTTACGCCGACAGCCAGTAACGCGGAGAGCAATGCGCCGGTAAACGTCATCGTCATGTTGTTGCGGTCGATGCCGAGCAAAATCAGGTTACCCAAGCCGCCTGCGCCGATTAACGCCGCCAGTGTTGCCGTGCCGACAATCAGCACTGCCGCCGTGCGGATGCCAGAAATCATGGCAGGCAACGCCATCGGTAGCTCAATCCGCCACAATGATTGCCAGCGCGATAGCCCGAATGCGGTGTACGCATCTTGAATCGATTGGTCGATTTGGGTCAGCCCCAAATAGGTATTTTGAAAAATCGGCAACAGCGCGTATAACGTGAGCGCAATCAAGACGGGCGGTGATCCAATGCCGACAAACGGAATCAGCAAACCTAGCAGTGCCAAAGACGGGATGGTTTGCAATATATTGGTGAACTGCAATACCGCCTCCGCCGCCCGCCGCCTGCGCGCAAACAACACGGCGGCGGACACGGCAATTACCACTGCCGCGAGCAAAGCCAGTCCGGAAAGCCATAAATGCGTAAGCAGCATTTGCCAGAGTTCGGCGGGGGAGAAGGGGAGGGATGTGGGCATGGGGTTTGGCCGTGTTGATGGTTAGTGGGTTGAATGGTATAGGGGTTTTTGGCGTGTGGCAAGGAATGGCGGTGTGAAGGCGGAGGTGGGAAAAGCAGCCTGCACTTTGAATTTACCAAGTGCAGGCTGCTTTTTCATATTTTCAGGTAGCCTTTGTAAGACGGTTGAAGCTCTATCTATGCGTTTTTCTATGCCTGCTATTCAAACATCCCCAGCACCTCTCCCAACAGCTCAACGCGCCATGTTTCGTTGGCAGGATTGTCCAACGCGGTAGTGAGGGCGGCATATGCTTTGTCTGCACGCGTGCCTTCTATTTTTGCAATTTTGTCGAGAATACCCACTGCTTCATGCGCCATTTCGAAATTGCCGTCAATCAGCCAGCAAATAGCTTTCTCAAACAAAGGCTTCGCCGGATAGTTTGCCAATGCATAAATCAGCGTACCGCGAACTTTGGCATATTCCGTGCTGTCTAGTGCGGCCAAAATCAACGGGTAGATTTCACGATTGCGTTGTTCGGCAAGGTCTAAAATCAGTGGGATTTTGTTCCGCAGCGGGGTTTGTGGATTTTTGATTTGTTCAATCAATTCGTTATTGTTCATTTTATTTCCCAAGCCGAGCCATCAGCATGGCAAAGGCTACCTGAAAAGTCCCCAAATGCCCGGCAAGATTCAGTTTCTTACAACCCCAATTCTCCCCAAATCTCATCAATCTTAGCCATAACCGCAGGGTCTTTTTTGATTACCCGTCCCCATTCGCGGTCGGTTTCTCCCGGCCATTTGTTGGTCGCGTCCAAGCCCATTTTGCCGCCGAGTCCGCTGACAGGGCTGGCGAAGTCGAGATAGTCGATGGGGGCATTTTCACCACATTCGATGCCATGCTCTAAATGTCTTTCAACAGTGGCAGTTTGGAAAACGCGTCTTTGATGCCCTTGGGCGGCTCGGGTTCTTTCAGATACGCCAGTATCTTCCCGATTTCGCGCAACTTGGACACGCTGTCCGCACCCATGCCCGTCGCCACGCGTTTGGGTGTGCGTCGGGCTTAATCGAGTTTTCAAACAGCAACACCAACCTTTCGGCGCGCAGCACGCGGTCGGCGATTTCAGCCATTTCCAAATGCAGGGAAACGGGATGGGCGAAATGCTTGAGTTTGCTCTACTGCTCAAGCATGAAGATAAAGTCGTGTAGGTTATCTCATTTAAAGGCTACCTGAAAATGATATATAGCTTTGGGATGATTGAGGAGAGTTCAGTCGGCATATTCTTTCAGCCACTCCCTAATCCACTCCGCTCTTTTTTCGGCTGCAGGCGTGCCGGTGGGCAGGGAGATGAAGGTGGGCATTGTCCACGCACCGCCGGCAAATCCACGGCACATTTGATCGGTGGCGGAATAAGTCAGGCTAAATTTTCTGCCGTTCCAAATCCAGTTTTCATGCCCCCAACAATCGCCGAAACCGCGTTCTTTCCAGTTGTTGGATATGATGCCGTCATATCTATAACTTTCGTTAATTTTATTGCCAAGTATTGATTCGATTCGTGAGAAATCCCTGTTGGTTACTGTAACAAATTGGGTTACACCGTTCGAAGCCGTATGCATACAGTCGGCTCGTATCAGTATATGGCCGCCACTCAAGCGGTAGGCTTCGATTTTTGGGGTCTCCTCTGGTGAATCAACAAACTCGCAGAATTTTGCCTGCGGCAAACGACGCAGTTTTTGCACCAATGCACGGTATCGCGGGGTATGGCGTTTTAATACGCGCACCATCGGCATAGACGGGCTATTACTATTTGCCAGCGCACTATTTGGCTGAATGCGTGGCATTTCCGGTACAGCTGCGGCATGGATTATCGGTAAGGGTTGCGGCTGCAACACGGGGCGGCGGCTGTGGCCGGGGTTGATGAGAGCAGAGGGAGTGCCGTTGCGGCGTTGGAACGCATCCATGCGGCGCAAAATGGCAGTGGCACCATTGGCCGACAGCCGCCATACCGTGCCGTTTGTTGTGTGTAGGCTGATGGCAGTTCGGCGTTTTAAGGCTGCCAACAGAGCTTGCGTTTGCGAGGCAGGTAATTTGGTTACACCTTCACCC from Eikenella exigua encodes the following:
- a CDS encoding ABC transporter permease/substrate-binding protein; translated protein: MPTSLPFSPAELWQMLLTHLWLSGLALLAAVVIAVSAAVLFARRRRAAEAVLQFTNILQTIPSLALLGLLIPFVGIGSPPVLIALTLYALLPIFQNTYLGLTQIDQSIQDAYTAFGLSRWQSLWRIELPMALPAMISGIRTAAVLIVGTATLAALIGAGGLGNLILLGIDRNNMTMTFTGALLSALLAVGVSGIIRLLQKSRRKLPIILALAVGFGALGLSQISFTPATKNVVVAGKMGSEPDILINMYKLLIERENPNIRVTVKPNFGKTTFLFNALNSGEIDIYPEFTGTVLETLVQVPPEQKSRRLSPDKTYRLGKQLLAEQYQLEFLPPMSYQNTYALAVKESYGAAHQLNAISDLKQVAPDIRAGFSLEFTDRADGYKGMQAAGITLKHIVSLEPALRYTALLNDKIDLVEAFSTDAELKQYQLRLLKDDISLFPAYQGAPLMKAEFAAKNPQIVAVLNRLAGKISEEEMSEMNYRVKVQGESAENVARDYLEKNGLLAK
- a CDS encoding DUF1176 domain-containing protein: MLRHSLWLLLLLGSKLAAAPIQGFYTTQGDWELACDNTGTCRAAGYANEEDSHGLPVSLLLQRAAGERAVVSSHLQISYQDNLARQQTVTELRIDNHTVGRVVFTDQGEGVTKLPASQTQALLAALKRRTAISLHTTNGTVWRLSANGATAILRRMDAFQRRNGTPSALINPGHSRRPVLQPQPLPIIHAAAVPEMPRIQPNSALANSNSPSMPMVRVLKRHTPRYRALVQKLRRLPQAKFCEFVDSPEETPKIEAYRLSGGHILIRADCMHTASNGVTQFVTVTNRDFSRIESILGNKINESYRYDGIISNNWKERGFGDCWGHENWIWNGRKFSLTYSATDQMCRGFAGGAWTMPTFISLPTGTPAAEKRAEWIREWLKEYAD